The genomic interval TGTCCTCCTAACTGCAGACAGCTTAATCATCAAGCCTCAGTAAACAACATCAGCTAAATACAGCTctctcgctcacactcgctcactccTCACTCCCGTACTTTTATTTACTTCAGAATGACAGATGAAaagaggagaaaaagaactggggCTTTGAAGATTTGCTTTGGGAGGAAATGTGGGATGTATATAGACACACATCATAAACATcagctgaggtgtgtgtgtgtgtggtgtgtgtgctgcggaaagagagagagatgtctaCTTTACTCTACCAATTACCTCATGTCAGGGATTAGAAGATGATGGGGCCAGGCGGATGATGGGAAAAGGAGAAACGGATAAGTTGAAGTTGGACAGAGTGCTGATAGACAGAGAAGAGCAGGAGAGTGAGAGAAGGGGGGAGTCTGTTGATTTCAGATGGGGGTGatgaatatgacaaaaaaaagaaaagatatgtagaaatgagagttcaaaaatattttataatattaatatataattcttgGATATTCAAACTTTGGAAATAAATCCTCATCATAAGACATCCATCAAATCATTCAAATCATTGGTGTTACAGTACATTGTTTCacgaaaattatataaattatacaacaaaataaaatatgcattgtggaaatatatcaaatgttttaaaaagtaaaaaataataaatattttacataacaattcattattttttttaaatatattaaattaatattaacatatcaaatataaaaataaaatgcctcCCCCAACACATTTTTTCCACCATCAAACATTGCAGTAAATGAGAAGATCAACCACATTATAGAAGCAAATAGGATTTTGAGAAGTGAAGTGTAACACATTACCTCTGGGATTCTGAACAGAATACGGCTGGTTGAGAAATGATGGTGCATTGTCATTTACATCTCCGATCTGAATGCTCACTTTAATTCTTGACGACCTAaaaccaattaaataaaaaaaaatgcatcaaattaaaatcaaataacacAATAGAATTCTACAAATTTTACATTGCATTTCATAGATTAAAAAACTGAGTTAGTTTAAAGTCATTAAACCTATAAAAGAAAACTTAATCGAGCCAAACTTTAAAATAAGGTATTACacaaccattaaaacattttgagTCAGTGAAAGTCCGGTCCTGCtgaacaaggctgcatttatttgatcaaaaatatagtaaaaacagtaatattctgaaatactatataaaaaaataataattctatgaATTctataaaatagatatttttaaattattattcctATAATGCAAAGCTAATTTAGCTATTACGCAACGAGACATaattaatcattctaatatgctgatatggtgcagaaggaacatttcttattattattttagctttctGGAATGTTTTGATattcttaatttatttgatttggggggAGGGGTTCAaaagagctgcatttattttaaaacatttttgtaacaatttttttaagaatataaaaatTGATATGAACAGCATGTTTTTTATGttaatctttttaacattttaaatttctcACTTCTGAAAAATCCAAtgccttgctgaatacaagtattaatttctttataaagAAAAATAGTACAGGCctcaaaacttttgaacggtaacgGAAAGTTAAAAAACACAGACCTTGGAGACAGATGGATGAGAGAAGTGGATAGATTGATGATCTGTAACTCACCCCTTGACTGTCACTGACTGAGAACTCCACCTCCATCTCTGACTTGGTCTgaagacacaaaaacacaaacagcagCATTAAATCACTAGCGTCGGCTGGACAGTCATTCAATTCTTTTGCCAGTTGCTCATGGTTTTCCGCACCTCCCTGTCGAGCGGCTGTCTCAGCCACACAACCCCAGTGGTCTCCTGCACAGCGAAGTACCGCATGGCCTCTTCCCCGACCACACCGAAAATCAACGGCTCGCCGTCCGGGTCGATCGCCTGCAGCTGGGTAATGGATgtacctgaacacacacaaacaaacacacacacacacacaatgaacaatatttcagACAACATTACACCTTAAATGGGTCATGAAAAGATTAattttccttgatcttttgacacaaAAGACTTGTTGCTCTTTGAAAGAACTTTATTGTATATAAGTCTTTCggagctaaaaaataaataaataaataaataaataaaaaaaaacatttattgcaaCTACTGTATGctactataaaataaaacagctcatCACAAACTTTTGCAACATTCCAGACAAAACAgactttttatatatgtatatatgtacttttgtcttgttttataaTAAGAAAAACACCCTTTAAACTTGAGAAGCAACAATATTTGCTAACTAGGTAATATAAGATATAGTTGTACAGCTGGATACAAATATTACAGGTGGATATGACATCATTAAGGGTAAATATGCTGGTAAATATGAAACAGATTTACACACATAAAGTAAGATTAACAGCCTAGCTTAGGTGTAAATATATCCAGCAGCACAGGAAGCCACAAAGGATGAGGCacatttaaaggtgaagtgtgtaatttgtctgatacttttaaaatgtccCAGTTTAAAATGCAGAGACAACTATAAGTTATTCGCAGGTTAGCAAGAGTGTgaacttttgttgttttgtttttgttttttttgttttttgatttctgccggCACCAGTGAAGTAAAATTAGGGCTGGATTATACAGCGTTTAAAATCTGATTAGATTTGGCATTCACTAAATATCTCTGGATCACAAGAAACAAACTTTAACCATACTTTctgatattaaataaattatatataaatacatatattttaaatgttactttatttttattgcacttatatttatcaTATAGTATACTTATAAACATGCATTATCTGCAAGTAATTTGTTTGGAAGGCAACAGAAGGCAAAATAATCACCCTACTTAGCATTCGGAAGAGTCATTAGCATTAGAAGCACACTATGTAGGCAGCTAAAACATAGACTGTGTGTTAATGagagtgtgtacatgtgtgtatatgtgagtgtaTGTTAAGTAGAAGCCAAGTCATTCCAAACACAAAAAAACCCACACCAGAtgcatgaaaaatgaaaacaatatgcaATCTAGAATTGGCTCaaaaaattaaacatgatttCCTTAGGCTAAATGGAATTATAGTCTgtagctaaaaaataataataataataatctgtgccTGTAATACATTACGGTTTTCTTTGAAATCTGTCAATGGTGACTGCACAAAATCTGACTTTCAGTAACTAGCATTAATTCCTAAGATCATTACGAACTTTAGAAACTTTTCAGAGAAAAAtcgtataatatataaaaataatataaatatatacatataaatagtttttaaaatatatactagatgtgtgtgtttctatatatacttaaaaaatattcacagtacaattttattttgggtgcgattaatcatgataacagcattaaaggggtcatatgatgccatttcaagttttcttttatcattggagtgttacaagctgttagtgaatagataagatccctaaagatGCAGAGACTAATGTTTAAAACccaaatagatattctttataaaagttaatacttgtccacaccctcctaaaacggctcatttaaACTCACCCCCACATGTcgacatcactgtgtgggaagatttgcataacaccgcccaaatgttcacgccaagaaagaaggtgtaacttttattctcgctgttgctacCAGCAGCATGTCGTGGAGACACTGTTTCGTTGTGAaaatgaaactactttgtttggtcttccaaaagaggaaaccactagaaatcagtggataagttgtatttacagcactgttccagaacagttcaacccaaatattaagatgtgtgcagtgcattttatggagaaCCGTtccctgatcctgggagagaagactacaatgccagctgttctgactcactgTCTGTAAGtatgatttcatatttaaaggatttgctaCTGATGATTCAAATACCAGctctgagcagtgtagagtagcgcttgttgtttgttgtttctccaatcacaaatggagacgtggttttatgtttacacggcACGATGCAACTCagcgtgtaaaaagacagtataagtcattataattatgTCCCCACAAGATGCAACAattgccttgtttgtaatgggttttattgtttttatctcatcACGCTGGTATTCTGACCGGGACATGGCATCAAATTATGGCAAGAGGCGTAATATTGCCGTCTCACACTTCGGCAAATCACAAcgcactgaatagctggccaatcagagcacacctcacttttcagaatggtgagctttgtaaaaacttatgtgtttcagaaggcggggtatagagaagaaacaataaatggacagtatgtggaaaataatgtggtttttttaaccttaaagggggggtgaaatgctcgttttcactcaatatcctgttaatcttgagtacctatagagtagtactgcatccttcataactccaaaaagtctttagttttattatattcataagagaaagatagagtgtacagatttttcccagaaaaacacgagcgtctggaggcgtgacatgtgggcggagctaaagaatcacgagcgcgagtaggcttttgcgttgagagcgtttggaagttgtgacattaccgtgaggaaaataaaccatcatccaaaacaaaccatggctaacagtcagattcagccgtttatttatgatccagaatcagatcccgaggctgaaactgaatgagagcagcagcaacgactcgctccgagcggggctcgcacccgggtctccggcatgggaggggacgcactaacaaggaggcagagatattttaagcagttttactcaccgcctgcggttccaacacacgatcgtgaccctttttcgttgggatggcatcatccttaagaaataaacgatgtgcaaatccggcgtcaaactgggccttgtttgtaaaacaagcatcttcgaaatgcagggaacagacaaaaacacttgcacaactccgctgatgctctgtaaaaataaattccatccactggtcccttaatgctgttttttttttttggtaatctgcaaccaaaaacacacttcttttgtgacttttcgcgaagctctcgc from Carassius auratus strain Wakin unplaced genomic scaffold, ASM336829v1 scaf_tig00002592, whole genome shotgun sequence carries:
- the LOC113069963 gene encoding cadherin-23-like, encoding MSWCEGSGGKMTVVKLLLSLLLLQTLSEASNQPPRFQNYFFQSFLLIYENTPVGTSITQLQAIDPDGEPLIFGVVGEEAMRYFAVQETTGVVWLRQPLDRETKSEMEVEFSVSDSQG